Proteins found in one Crassostrea angulata isolate pt1a10 chromosome 3, ASM2561291v2, whole genome shotgun sequence genomic segment:
- the LOC128176963 gene encoding uncharacterized protein LOC128176963, with translation MSPKKVKNKGGGNTPTQKSAAKITKKYRGCGKRMSPHKRQKVRRALYDVSKNNQSIRKAAEENELSYSFLYRRWKGEVDPYKVKGQPPVFTESEETAMAKWLCEMSQRGMGLRMCEFLDFVQSIVNKEKRQVPFKNGRPGKKWFYAFMNRNSHIINQRVETALELKRSQVTKEKMDAWYDRFRNFLLSIGLIDKPSKIWNADETGFNMGSNKSKVIGPTRRDLGVPHISFGKQRLTVMFCGSASGQMMPPFLVYPEPKPRGYNPLNGSIDAWNRSCIYKERVDGQNKAANECAEVENETSTSSQEESEEQKKAKGALEVFQSTLSTSVRQRYANQLEEALLQLDTQQREQSTPHDHEDSNRRIREHSDTGDVLMSPVLKESLVYPKATNSLTRARQSILDACPDHLTSPESIREFSLKQLETVKSFAEKERKAKLRYMKKSAKKEKKTVQKKRKSKVCHKIKSKTL, from the exons ATGTCTCccaaaaaagtgaaaaataaaggtGGTGGAAACACACCTACCCAGAAATCTGCAGCcaaaataacaaagaaatacAGAGGATGCGGAAAGAGAATGTCTCCACACAAAAGGCAAAAAGTCAGAAGAGCATTATACGATGTAAGTAAAAACAATCAGTCAATTAGGAAAGCAGCAGAGGAGAATGAGCTCTCTTATTCATTTCTATATCGACGGTGGAAAGGTGAAGTAGACCCATATAAAGTAAAAGGACAACCTCCCGTATTCACTGAATCAGAAGAAACAGCCATGGCAAAGTGGCTTTGTGAAATGTCACAAAGGGGTATGGGTTTGAGGATGTGTGAGTTTTTAGACTTTGTACAGTCAATTGTTAACAAAGAAAAGCGCCAGGTGCCGTTTAAAAATGGAAGACCAGGTAAAAAATGGTTTTATGCATTTATGAATAGAAATTCCCACATTATCAACCAAAGAGTAGAGACAGCGCTAGAGCTAAAGAGATCTCAGGTcacaaaagaaaaaatggaTGCATGGTATGACAGATTTAGAAATTTTTTGCTAAGCATTGGTCTGATTGACAAACCAAGCAAAATATGGAATGCTGATGAAACAGGTTTCAATATGGGCAGCAACAAAAGCAAAGTCATAGGGCCAACTAGACGAGACCTAGGTGTGCCTCACATTTCCTTTGGGAAACAGCGTCTCACTGTGATGTTTTGTGGCAGTGCCTCTGGGCAAATGATGCCTCCATTTCTCGTTTACCCAGAACCAAAACCAAGGGGTTATAATCCTCTCAATGGGTCTATAGATGCATGGAACAGATCTTGCATATACAAAGAAAGGGTGGATGGACAGA ATAAAGCAGCAAATGAATGTGCAGAGGTTGAGAATGAGACAAGTACTAGTAGTCAAGAAGAATCCGAGGAACAAAAGAAAGCCAAAGGTGCACTTGAGGTTTTTCAGAGCACTCTTTCCACATCTGTCCGGCAGCGCTATGCCAATCAATTAGAGGAAG CTCTGTTACAGTTAGACACCCAACAGCGTGAACAGTCTACTCCTCATGATCATGAAGACAGTAACAGACGAATCAGAGAACATTCAGATACTGGTGATGTGCTGATGTCTCCTGTGTTGAAAGAAAGTTTGGTCTACCCTAAGGCAACTAACAGTTTAACAAGAGCACGACAGTCTATTTTAGATGCATGCCCTGATCACCTGACCTCCCCAGAAAGTATCAGAGAGTTCTCCTTAAAGCAATTAGAGACAGTCAAGTCTTTtgctgaaaaagaaagaaaagctAAACTTCGGTACATGaaaaaatcagcaaaaaaagagaagaaaactgtacaaaagaaaagaaagagtaAAGTATgtcacaaaattaagtcaaaGACTTTGTGA
- the LOC128178709 gene encoding uncharacterized protein LOC128178709 produces MPTAKESICCQEVQQIDAKRGSFHQLTCITRHPRFGPVCLDEYVLETAYYQYRSQYGELRTTTEERNRYTAYRQLVRCCWGYLGRNVRVPLPSCAVTKIRQTFQSNQYRRFQDPE; encoded by the exons ATGCCCACTGCAAAGGAAAGCATCTGCTGCCAAGAAGTACAACAGATCGATGCCAAGAGGGGATCATTTCATCAGTTGACCTGTATTACTCGGCACCCACGGTTTGGACCAGTTTGTCTGGACGAATATGTACTCGAGACTGCGTACTACCAGTACAGATCCCAGTATGGAGAATTAAGAACAACCACAGAAGA AAGAAATAGGTACACAGCCTATCGCCAGCTTGTTCGGTGTTGTTGGGGCTATTTAGGAAGAAACGTCCGTGTTCCCCTACCTTCATGTGCAGTGACCAAGATTAGACAGACTTTTCAGTCCAACCAGTACAGAAGGTTCCAAGACCCAGAATAA